Within Actinoplanes sp. L3-i22, the genomic segment GACGTACGGTCCGGATGCGCATCGGTTTCACGCCGGTGCTCAGCAACTCCGCCGACCCGCACACGCACGCGAAGCCGATGGTCAACCTCAACGGGGCGACCCCTGTCATCAAGAAGGAGGTGTCCCAGTGAGCGAGCCCGTTCTGGAGATCAAGAACCTGAACGTCGAGTACGGCCTGGGCGACCAGGCGGTCCGCGCGGTCCGCGACGTCAACCTGACCCTGCACCGCGGCGAGGTGCTCGGCCTGGCCGGCGAGAGCGGCTCCGGCAAGTCGACCCTGGCCTACGGCATGACCCGGCTGCTCGCCCCGCCCGGCGTGATCACCGGCGGCCAGGTGATCTACCACCCGGAGAAGGGCGAGGCGTACGACGTCCTCGGCCTCTCCGACCACGAGCTGCGCGGCTTCCGCTGGGCCGAGACCGCGATCGTGTTCCAGGGCGCGATGAACTCGCTGAACCCGGTGCACAAGATCTCCACCCAGCTGACCGACGTGCTCCGGGCCCACCAGCCGGAGCTGTCCGAGGCGGCCCGCAACGCCCGGGCGCGGGAGATGCTCAAGCTGGTCGGGATCGCCGCCGACCGGATGGAGGCGTACCCGCACCAGCTCTCCGGCGGCATGCGCCAGCGCGTGATGATCGGCATGGCGCTGATCCTGCAGCCGCAGGTCGTGATCATGGACGAGCCGACCACCGCGCTCGACGTGGTCATGCAGCGGCAGATCCTCGGCCAGCTGATCGAGCTGCGCGAGCGGCTGGGCTTCTCGGTCATCTTCATCACGCACGACCTGTCGCTGCTGGTCGAGTTCTCCAACAAGATCGCGATCATGTACGGCGGCCGGATCGTCGAGGAGGCGCCGGCCGCGGCGATCTACAAGGACTCGCTGCACCCGTACTCGAAGGGTCTGCTCGGGTCCTTCCCGGCCCTGCGCGGGCCGCGCCGTGAGCTGACCGGCATCCCCGGCTCCCCGCCGGACCTGAAGGGGATGCCGACCGGGTGCTCGTTCCACCCGCGCTGCCCGAAGGCGTTCGAGCCCTGCTCCGGGCACATCCCGGTGCTGGGCCGGCCGGGCACGCCGGACGGGTCGACCCGATCCGTGGCGTGCTGGCTGCACCCGACCGAGCAGCCGGTCGGCTAGGACAGGCGGCCGGCCCCCTGCCGTCGGGGCCGGCCGCCATTTTTCTTTCAGCATGGGGGATATTTCGTGACATTCACCTGGGGCGTCGCCACCTCCGCCTACCAGATCGAGGGCGCCGCCGCCGAGGACGGCCGCACGCCGTCCATCTGGGACACCTTCGCGCACACCGTCGTCGGCGAGCACGGCGACGTGGCCTGCGACCACTACCACCGGATGCCGGACGACGTGCGGCTGATCAAGAGTCTGGGCGTGGACGCGTACCGGTTCTCGGTCTCCTGGACGCGGGTCCAGCCGAACGGGCGGGGGCCGGGCAACGAGCGTGGTCTGGACTTCTACGACCGGCTCGTGGACGAGTTGCTCGGCAACGGGATCACGCCGTGGTTGACGCTGTACCACTGGGATCTGCCGCAGGAGCTGGAGGACGCCGGGGGCTGGCCGGTCCGGGACACCGCCTACCGATTTGCCGATTTCTCCGGCATAGTGGCCGATCGACTGCGGGATCGCGTCAAGAACTGGCAGACGCTGAACGAGCCTTGGTGTGCCGCCTACCTGGGCTATCAGCACGGGGTGCACGCGCCCGGGCGCCGCTCGTATGACGACGCGCTGAAGGCCACGCACCACCTGCTGCTCGCGCACGGGCTTGCCGCCTCTGTCGTGAAAAAGCCGGATAACTCGGTCGGGATCGCGCTGAACATCGGCACGGCGACACCCCACACCGACGACCCGCTGGACATCGCCGCCGCCCGGCGCGCGGACGGCAACGTGACCCGGATCTTCCTCGACCCGCTGGTGCACGGCCACTACCCGGCAGACGTCCTGGAAGACCTGGCCGCCCAGGGCCACACGCTGCCGATCCAGGACGGCGACCTGGCGATCATCAACCAGCGCCCGGACGTCCTCGGCGTCAACTTCTACTTCGGACAGGACTTCGCCGGCCGCGACGAGCAGGGCAACACCCACGACGCGAACGGGCTGCCGATCGTCCGGGAGATCCGGCCCGACGTGCCGCAGACCGCGATGGGCTGGGCGATCACCCCGGACCGGTTCACCACGCTGCTGCTGCGCCTGCACCACGACTACGGCGTGCCGCTCGCGGTGACCGAGAACGGCGCGGTCTACGACGACGTCGCCGACGAGACCGGCTTCGTGGCTGATCAGGAACGGACGGCGTACCTGCGCGACCACGTCGAGGCCACCCTTGCGGCCCGGGCGCAGGGCGCCGACGTACGCGGATATTTCGCCTGGTCCCTGATGGACAACTTCGAGTGGGCCGAGGGTTATCAGCGGCGGTTCGGGCTGGTGGCGGTCGATTACGAGACCCAGCGGCGGACGCCGAAACAGAGTGCGCTGTGGTTCCGGGACCGCATACGCTCCGGCATGTGACCGACTATCTGACCGTCAACCGCGCCAACTGGGACGAGCGTGCCCCGGCGCACGCCGCGTCGGCCGACTACGGCTTCGACCGCTTCGCGAACGACCCGTCGCACCTCAGCGACGTGGTCAGATTCGACCTACCGAGGCTCGGCGACATCGCCGGGCAGCGGGCCGTGCACCTGCAGTGCCACATCGGCACCGACACGGTCTCGCTGTCCCGGCTCGGCGCCGAGCTGACCGGTCTGGACTTCTCCGGCGAGTCCCTCAAGCAGGCCCGCGCCCTGTCCGAGCGGGCCGGCGCGGACATCCCGTTCGTGCAGAGCGACGTCTACGCCGCGCGGGACGTGCTCGACGGCGAGTTCGACCTGGTCTACACCGGGATCGGCGCGCTGGGCTGGCTGCCGAGCATCAAGCGCTGGGCGGAAACGGTCGCGTCGCTGCTCGCGCCCGGCGGGCGGCTGTTCCTCCGGGAGGGGCATCCGGTGCTCTGGGCGTGTGAGTACGAGCGGACCGACGGGATCATCGCGCTCCACGAGCCGTACTTCGAGCAGGCCGCACCGCAGATCTACGACGAGCCCGGCACCTATGTGGACACCGACCACCAGTTCCAGCACACCGTCACGCACGAGTGGAACCACGCGCTCAGCGAGATCGTCACCGCGGTCCTCGACTCCGGCCTCACCCTCACCGGGCTGGTCGAGCACCAGAGCGTGCCGTGGAACGCGCTCCCCGGCCGGATGACCAAGCGCCCCGACGGCGAGTGGCAGCTCACCGACCGGCCCGAGCGCCTGCCGCACACCTACACCCTGCAAGCCCGAAAACCGATTTAGCCGTACGCGGTCAGCCCACGCCCGCCCGAGCCCGGCCCGAGCCGGCGGGCGTGTGCTCACGGCGTACCAAATTGTGGTTCTAAAGGGTCTTGACCTGGTTCCGACCGGCCCGCTTCGCGGCGTAGAGCAGGTCGTCGGCGCGCAGCAGCGCGTCCTTGCGGTCCTCCCCCGGCCGGATCTCGGTCACCCCGATGCTGGTGGTGACCGCGAGACCGGCCGCGACCTCGCCCCACGCGTGCCCCTCGACCGCGGCCCGCAGCGCCGCGCAGTGCTCGGCCGCCTCCGCCGCGCCGGCCTGGAACACCATCAGGAACTCCTCGCCGCCGTGCCGCCCGGCGAAGCCCGGCGCCGCGGCGAGCAGACCCGCCACCCGGCGCAGCACCTCGTCCCCGGTGGTGTGCGAGAACGTGTCGTTGACCTGCTTGAAGTGGTCCAGGTCGAGCAGCGCCACGGAGACCGGACCGCCGGTCGCGAGCGCGGCGGTCAGCTCGACCTCGCAGCGGCGGCGGTTGCCGAGACCGGTCAGCGGATCCCGCTCGGCCACGTCCCAGGCCTGCTCGAGCGCGAACTGCGCGTGCGCGAACCGGGCCGCCACCGCGCTCTGCTGGGTGCGCATCACCTCCCACCGCTCGTGGAACTCGCACATGGTCCGGTAGGCCGACTCGAAGTCCCCGATGTCGGCGTAGCAGCCGGCCAGCGCGCGCAACGCCTCCGCGTCGGCGTCCTGCCGGTTGTGCTCGGCCGCCAGCTCGCGGCAGCGCAGCAGGGTCCGCACCGCGCCGGCGTGGTCGCCCTGCCGGCGCTCGATCTCGGCCAGGGTGAGCAGCGCGGCCGGCACCGCGTCAGAGTCGGTGGCCGGCGCGTTGGTGATCGCCTCCTGGATCACCTCGCCGGCCTCCTCCGGGCGGCCGGTCTCCAGCAGGACCCGGGCGACCGTGTCCGCGCACGACGAGTTCAGCTGCTGCCCGGTCGTCTCCGCCCGCGCCCGCATCCGCTCGACCATCGCCGCGGCCGTCTCCAGGTCGCCACCCTGGTAGGAGTACCAGGCCCAGTTGTTCAGATTCGCGATCTCCAGCGCCGGCTGCCCGGATGCCTCGGCGTCGCGCTGGGCGGCGGCGAACTCGGCCGTCTCGAAGTCGTCCAGGCCCTGATCGTTGATCAGCACGGCCAGGATGATCGCGTGGTCGGCGCGGATCGTGATCGGGTCCTCCGGCTGGAGCATCCGCACCGAACGCAGCGAGTGCCGCACCGCGGTGGCGCTGTCCCCGATCCGCCACACCCCACCGGCGATGATCGCGTGCGCCTTCGCCCGCACCAGCCGGTCGTCGCTCGTGCCGAGCATCGTCCGGGCCGTCTCGACCGCCTCCGGCACCCGGCCGTTCCGGTTGTCCAGCTCGGCGGCGATCAGCCGGGCCAGGTCGGCGCTGCGCCGATCCCCCGCCGCCTCGGCCGCCATGATCAGCGCCGCGGTCCGCTCGGCCAGGCCGTCGTGGGACGTGTAGCAGTCCACGACGAGCTGCTCGACCTCGGCGAGCAGGCTTCCCAGCGATGTTGGCGGCACGTCGCTCTCATCGCCATGCCCAGGTCGCAGTTTAGAGATCGGACCGATCCGGGTACCTGCGGCGCATCCCCGGTTCCCCCCGGCTATGGAGGCTCTCGATGCGCATTGGTTCGGTCATCATCGTCATCTGGTTGCTGCTCGGGCTCGTCGCGGCGTACCAGCGCGGCTATTTCAAGGACACCGGCGACGCGAGCTGCGCGGAAGCCGGCACCGTGATCGTCACTACGTTGGCCGGGCCGCTGAACTGGCTCGGCGTCAACCCGAAGATCAAGTGCGAGGTTCCGCCGCCGTCGAAGTGATGGTGGTGGTTCGCGTGTGGGCTTTCGGGTCTGGGCCGGGTCTTCGTCGCCCCTGAAGTTGTGGGGGGTGTCGGGGCCCGGCTTTCGGCTTCCGTTTTCGCTTTTCGGGGGCGTGCTTCGCTTTTCGGGCTGGGCTTTCGTTTCGGGCTTGAGCTGGAGCGCGCTCCAGGTCCTAGCGTCCTGGTCATGGAACTGCGGAACTTCGGGAGACTCGGGCAGATCAGCGCACTCACCCTGGGCGGCGGCGGCATCGGCGGCGTCTGGGGCACGACCGATCGGCGCGAGGCGGTGGCCACCGTGCACGCCGCCCTCGACGCCGGCATCACGATGCTGGACCTGGCGCCGGCCTACGGCACCGACTTCGAGGCGGAACGGGTGGCCGGCGAGGCCCTGCGCGGCTCCGCGACGGACGTCCTGATCACGTCCAAGGTCGGGCTGCCGGACGACACGTCCCGGGACTTCGCGGCCCGCATCCGGAGCGGCCTCACCGCCAGCCTGGCCCGGATCGGCCGCGACCACCTCGACCTCTTCCTGCTGCACACCCAGATCCGCGCGGCGGCCGCGGTGCCCGAGACCATCGGGTGGGACGAATATCACGAGGCCGCCGCCGAGTTCGAGCGGCTACGCGACGAGGGCCTGATCCGGGCCTGGGGCATCACCGCGGTCGGCCATCCGGACCGGGTGATCGACGCGCTCGGCGACGCGCCCCGGCCGGACGCGGCGCAGGTGATCGTGAACGCGCTCGACCTCAACGGCTGGTGGTACTTCGACGGCGTCCGGCCGAGGAGCGACGACATCGTCCGCTCCGCGAACGAGAACGGGGTCCAGGTCATGGGCATCCGCGCGGTCGCGGCCGGGGCACTGACCTCGGGCATTGACCGTACGACCGAGGCCACCGACCCGGTCGCCCACGACTTCGCGCGGGCCGGATCGTTCCGGAAGCTGGCCGCGGAGTGGGGCACGTCGCCGGCCACGCTGGCGCATCGGTTCGCGCTGTCGGCGCCGGGCGTGTCGACCGTCGTCCTCGGCGTGAAGAACCGTGCCGAGTTGGACGAGTGCCTGGCGGCGGAGGCGGCGGGGCCGCTGTCGCCGTCCGAGATGGACGCCCTGTGGGCGTTGCGAACCGCCCGCTGACGCGTTCTCGCTTTGGGGCTCTGCTTTTTGTGGTGCCGGGCGCGTTGCTTGATCGGCAGCGCGCCCGGCGCTCTTTTCCAGGGCTGTTTTCTCAGCGCACCCAGGGCGGGCTGATCTTCGTGCCGTCGGGCATGGCCGCCTCCAAGCCCACGCTGGTGGTCACCCACGCCGCGGCCGGCTCGGCGCTCTCGTTGTCGATCCCGAACTCCGCACCGACCGGCACCCGCAGCACGTCCCCCGGCCCCAAGTCCTCGGCCACGCCGTCGAGATGAACCCGGACCTGCCCGCTGAGCACCAGGAAC encodes:
- a CDS encoding ABC transporter ATP-binding protein codes for the protein MSEPVLEIKNLNVEYGLGDQAVRAVRDVNLTLHRGEVLGLAGESGSGKSTLAYGMTRLLAPPGVITGGQVIYHPEKGEAYDVLGLSDHELRGFRWAETAIVFQGAMNSLNPVHKISTQLTDVLRAHQPELSEAARNARAREMLKLVGIAADRMEAYPHQLSGGMRQRVMIGMALILQPQVVIMDEPTTALDVVMQRQILGQLIELRERLGFSVIFITHDLSLLVEFSNKIAIMYGGRIVEEAPAAAIYKDSLHPYSKGLLGSFPALRGPRRELTGIPGSPPDLKGMPTGCSFHPRCPKAFEPCSGHIPVLGRPGTPDGSTRSVACWLHPTEQPVG
- a CDS encoding GH1 family beta-glucosidase, with the translated sequence MTFTWGVATSAYQIEGAAAEDGRTPSIWDTFAHTVVGEHGDVACDHYHRMPDDVRLIKSLGVDAYRFSVSWTRVQPNGRGPGNERGLDFYDRLVDELLGNGITPWLTLYHWDLPQELEDAGGWPVRDTAYRFADFSGIVADRLRDRVKNWQTLNEPWCAAYLGYQHGVHAPGRRSYDDALKATHHLLLAHGLAASVVKKPDNSVGIALNIGTATPHTDDPLDIAAARRADGNVTRIFLDPLVHGHYPADVLEDLAAQGHTLPIQDGDLAIINQRPDVLGVNFYFGQDFAGRDEQGNTHDANGLPIVREIRPDVPQTAMGWAITPDRFTTLLLRLHHDYGVPLAVTENGAVYDDVADETGFVADQERTAYLRDHVEATLAARAQGADVRGYFAWSLMDNFEWAEGYQRRFGLVAVDYETQRRTPKQSALWFRDRIRSGM
- a CDS encoding bifunctional 2-polyprenyl-6-hydroxyphenol methylase/3-demethylubiquinol 3-O-methyltransferase UbiG, whose product is MTDYLTVNRANWDERAPAHAASADYGFDRFANDPSHLSDVVRFDLPRLGDIAGQRAVHLQCHIGTDTVSLSRLGAELTGLDFSGESLKQARALSERAGADIPFVQSDVYAARDVLDGEFDLVYTGIGALGWLPSIKRWAETVASLLAPGGRLFLREGHPVLWACEYERTDGIIALHEPYFEQAAPQIYDEPGTYVDTDHQFQHTVTHEWNHALSEIVTAVLDSGLTLTGLVEHQSVPWNALPGRMTKRPDGEWQLTDRPERLPHTYTLQARKPI
- a CDS encoding diguanylate cyclase, with product MPPTSLGSLLAEVEQLVVDCYTSHDGLAERTAALIMAAEAAGDRRSADLARLIAAELDNRNGRVPEAVETARTMLGTSDDRLVRAKAHAIIAGGVWRIGDSATAVRHSLRSVRMLQPEDPITIRADHAIILAVLINDQGLDDFETAEFAAAQRDAEASGQPALEIANLNNWAWYSYQGGDLETAAAMVERMRARAETTGQQLNSSCADTVARVLLETGRPEEAGEVIQEAITNAPATDSDAVPAALLTLAEIERRQGDHAGAVRTLLRCRELAAEHNRQDADAEALRALAGCYADIGDFESAYRTMCEFHERWEVMRTQQSAVAARFAHAQFALEQAWDVAERDPLTGLGNRRRCEVELTAALATGGPVSVALLDLDHFKQVNDTFSHTTGDEVLRRVAGLLAAAPGFAGRHGGEEFLMVFQAGAAEAAEHCAALRAAVEGHAWGEVAAGLAVTTSIGVTEIRPGEDRKDALLRADDLLYAAKRAGRNQVKTL
- a CDS encoding aldo/keto reductase; translation: MELRNFGRLGQISALTLGGGGIGGVWGTTDRREAVATVHAALDAGITMLDLAPAYGTDFEAERVAGEALRGSATDVLITSKVGLPDDTSRDFAARIRSGLTASLARIGRDHLDLFLLHTQIRAAAAVPETIGWDEYHEAAAEFERLRDEGLIRAWGITAVGHPDRVIDALGDAPRPDAAQVIVNALDLNGWWYFDGVRPRSDDIVRSANENGVQVMGIRAVAAGALTSGIDRTTEATDPVAHDFARAGSFRKLAAEWGTSPATLAHRFALSAPGVSTVVLGVKNRAELDECLAAEAAGPLSPSEMDALWALRTAR
- a CDS encoding cupin domain-containing protein, translating into MGIRRRDDAVVHRLHGSAFHSYVAPSIGSAELCAWRLEIAGGTGGVRHRVSREEVFLVLSGQVRVHLDGVAEDLGPGDVLRVPVGAEFGIDNESAEPAAAWVTTSVGLEAAMPDGTKISPPWVR